The following coding sequences lie in one Notolabrus celidotus isolate fNotCel1 chromosome 20, fNotCel1.pri, whole genome shotgun sequence genomic window:
- the hirip3 gene encoding LOW QUALITY PROTEIN: HIRA-interacting protein 3 (The sequence of the model RefSeq protein was modified relative to this genomic sequence to represent the inferred CDS: substituted 1 base at 1 genomic stop codon), producing the protein MMVSEEKTRIRRFVCDQLRAEPDLSTLTLGILKKRYLAHMKCDSLTSESKGFMKEVVSEELMKMQDDGDGGKEVETKQPQNKRKREKENVNEGMINGTKDESESRAKKSRRQPSSTTRQPSVKKSEKSRTKREQAEELEELDTSNITTNESDDKEDGKTERMESEEEEDVASGSEHEEQEVKKSQEEIKEKSKPQTDSEDSSKEEDGVPERRANESEDSDSPKEVDEKKENTTENGKTGSSDESQGDKTPQSEEENESDSDSKSXKSVKGNDSSDDSEKEDEAPVEKKKDDSDSDSSSLPSLEDEPDVKREKKKDDKKKKKVKKEESTGSKKDEVKAVSRLRRYITLCGVRLQYKKLLKGCNSVRSQVAVLKKELEELGVHGQPSIKKCKKVRMEREQAQEVAELDTNNIITTNGRPKRRGAWREPKSPVAAPHVRTLNSSSDSDEENSKQRGGRRATDWTNLKGIISDDADSD; encoded by the exons ATGATGGTGTCCGAGGAGAAAACAAGAATCCGAAGGTTCGTGTGTGACCAGCTCCGTGCTGAGCCTGACTTAAG CACCCTGACCCTGGGGATTCTGAAGAAGCGATATCTGGCACACATGAAATGTGACTCATTGACTTCAGAGTCCAAAGGCTTCATGAAAGAAGTGGTTTCAGAGGAGTTGATGAAAATGCAG GATGATGGTGATGGCGGAAAAGAGGTGGAGACCAAGCAGCCTCAaaacaagaggaaaagagaaaaggaaaatgtCAATGAAGGGATGATTAATGGGACCAAAGATGAATCTGAATCCAGGGCGAAGAAATCCCGTCGTCAGCCAAGCTCAACAACCC GTCAGCCGTCTGTTAAGAAATCAGAAAAATCTCgaacaaagagagagcaagCTGAAGAACTGGAAGAGCTcgataccagcaacatcaccACAAATG AATCAGATGATAAAGAGGACGGCAAGACTGAAAGAATGgagagtgaagaggaagaagatgttGCATCCGGTTCTGAGCATGAGGAGCAAGAGGTGAAAAAATCACAAGAGGAGATCAAAGAGAAAAGTAAACCGCAAACAGACAGTGAAGACTCTTCGAAAGAGGAAGATGGTGTGCCAGAAAGAAGAGCGAATGAGAGTGAAGACAGTGACAGCCCAAAGGAGgtggatgaaaagaaagaaaacacaacagagaatGGCAAAACTGGAAGCAGCGATGAAAGTCAAGGAGATAAAACGCCAcagagtgaagaagaaaatgaatcTGACTCGGACAGTAAGTCATAAAAGAGCGTCAAGGGGAATGACTCATCTGACGACAGCGAGAAAG AAGATGAAGCTCcagtggaaaagaaaaaagatgattCCGACTCCGACTCCTCATCGCTCCCCTCTTTGGAGGATGAACCGGAtgttaaaagagaaaagaagaaagatgataaaaagaagaaaaaggttaaaaaagaggAGAGCACCGGAAGTAAGAAG GATGAAGTTAAAGCGGTCTCAAGGCTCAGACGCTACATTACTCTGTGTGGCGTTCGGCTGCAATACAAGAAGCTCCTCAAGGGCTGCAACTCTGTTCGCTCGCAGGTGGCTGTTCTAAAGAAGGAGCTTGAAGAACTTGGTGTTCATG GTCAGCCATCTATtaagaaatgcaaaaaagtTCGAATGGAGAGAGAGCAAGCTCAGGAAGTGGCTGAGCTGGATACTAACAACATCATCACCACTAATG GTCGACCCAAACGCAGAGGAGCATGGCGGGAACCAAAAAGCCCTGTCGCCGCTCCACATGTGCGCACTCTCAACTCCAGCTCTGATAGTGATGAGGAGAACAGTAAACAAAGAGGGGGCAGGCGAGCAACAGACTGGACCAACCTGAAGGGGATCATCAGTGACGATGCAGATAGTGACTAA
- the antkmt gene encoding LOW QUALITY PROTEIN: adenine nucleotide translocase lysine N-methyltransferase (The sequence of the model RefSeq protein was modified relative to this genomic sequence to represent the inferred CDS: deleted 2 bases in 1 codon) produces MDGDTPDEAFADLRTKNLGAWGVAQIAAGTGLAVYAMWVGILQPGFRKVPLRLQVPYIPASKSQVENVMTLLKGRKGALADLGSGDGRIVLRAYQEGFTPTVGYELNPWLVRLARFHAWRAGHHEKVSYRREDLWKVDLTECKNITVFLAPSVLSLLQDKLLAELPDDALVVAGRFPFPDWTPSRIEGHGVDRAWAYSMQALRHCSEKNDAQRDRVSQLTKEKGST; encoded by the exons ATGGACGGTGACACACCAGATGAGGCCTTTGCTGATCTTAGGACAAAGAACCTTGGAGCATGGGGTGTTGCTCAGATAGCTGCTGGCACTGGGCTTGCAGTTTATGCTATGTGGGTCGGAATCCTGCAGCCAGGCTTCCGAAAAGTCCCCCTGAGGCTACAG GTCCCGTATATCCCTGCCAGCAAATCTCAAgttgaaaatgtaatgacaCTACTGAAAGGACGAAAAGGAGCTCTTGCAGATCTGGGATCTGGTGATGGCCGCATT GTCTTGAGGGCTTATCAGGAGGGTTTCACACCTACTGTTGGCTATGAGCTCAACCCCTGGCTTGTTCGCTTGGCTCGCTTTCATGCATGGAGAGCAGGTCATCATGAGAAAGTTTCTTACCGACGAGAAGATCTGTGGAAG GTCGACTTGACAGAATGCAAGAATATCACCGTGTTTCTGGCCCCAAGTGTT ctTTCCTTATTGCAGGATAAGCTGCTGGCTGAGCTTCCTGATGATGCCTTAGTGGTAGCTGGTCGTTTTCCCTTCCCTGACTGGACACCAAGCAGGATTGAGGGACATGGCGTGGACAGAGCCTGGGCGTATAGCATGCAAGCACTAAGACACTGTTCAGAGAAAAATGAC GCccagagagacagagtcagTCAACTGACCAAGGAGAAGGGATCTACTTAA
- the kctd13 gene encoding BTB/POZ domain-containing adapter for CUL3-mediated RhoA degradation protein 1, which translates to MSAEASAGSHAADSAHSAADSQPAFLDTDELRNRGLLGSKYVKLNVGGSLHYTTVQTLSKEDSLLQSICNGSTEVTIDSEGWVVLDRSGRHFSLVLNFLRDGSVPLPEDHRELDEVLKEAQYYRVQGLVQHCLNAIQKQKDVFETVCRIPMITSAKEEQKMISTCRKPVVKLQNNRGNNKYSYTSNSDDNLLKNIELFDKLVLRFNGRVLFVKDVLGDEICCWSFYGEGRKIAEVCCTSIVYATEKKQTKVEFPEARIFEETLNILIYEKSRGSGPGGLHLLDSRGSGSSLGAGQSEEEGAVGGDRRVRRIHVRRHIMHDERGPGQQTVYKD; encoded by the exons ATGTCTGCTGAGGCCTCGGCTGGCAGTCATGCTGCTGACTCTGCCCATTCTGCTGCTGATTCCCAGCCCGCCTTTCTTGACACAGACGAGCTCAGGAATCGAGGTTTGCTGGGGAGCAAGTACGTGAAACTGAACGTGGGCGGCTCGCTGCATTATACAACGGTCCAGACATTAAGCAAGGAGGACAGTCTGCTGCAGAGCATCTGCAATGGAAGTACTGAGGTTACAATAGACTCTGAGG GTTGGGTCGTTTTGGACAGGTCTGGCCGGCATTTTAGTCTGGTTTTGAACTTCCTGCGAGATGGATCAGTACCACTTCCAGAGGACCACAGAGAACTGGATGAGGTTCTCAAGGAAGCCCAGTACTACCGGGTTCAGGGACTCGTCCAGCACTGCCTCAATGCAATACAG aaacagaaagacgTCTTTGAAACTGTTTGTCGCATCCCCATGATCACATCAgccaaagaagaacagaagatGATTTCCACTTGTAGAAAG CCAGTAGTGAAACTGCAGAACAACAGAGGAAACAACAAATACTCTTACACCAG CAACTCTGACGACAACCTGCTGAAGAACATTGAACTCTTTGACAAACTCGTGCTGCGGTTTAACGGCCGGGTCCTGTTCGTAAAAGACGTGCTCGGTGATGAGATCTGCTGCTGGTCTTTCTACGGTGAAGGCCGCAAGATCGCTGAAGTGTGCTGCACTTCCATTGTTTATGCCACAGAGAAGAAGCAGACCAAA GTTGAGTTTCCTGAAGCTCGAATCTTTGAAGAAACCCTCAACATCCTAATTTATGAGAAAAGCAGAGGATCTGGACCTGGGGGCTTACACCTTTTAGATTCAAGAGGCTCTGGGTCATCACTGGGAGCTGGCCAATCAGAGGAAGAGGGCGCCGTGGGAGGCGACAGGCGAGTGAGACGGATCCACGTAAGGAGGCATATAATGCACGATGAAAGAGGGCCCGGTCAGCAGACTGTATATAAGGACTAA